A genomic window from Paraburkholderia phytofirmans OLGA172 includes:
- a CDS encoding DUF485 domain-containing protein: MQLASSSVDVSPPKVETLRSVAVRRQRISLTITAALLLTYMGFVLLVSFCKTQLATVLAPGISLAIVLGISMVVFTLSLTFGFVVWVNRVHDESLRRLRDSGATQ; encoded by the coding sequence ATGCAATTGGCCTCGTCGTCAGTCGACGTCTCGCCCCCGAAAGTGGAGACTCTGCGCTCAGTTGCCGTTCGCAGACAACGGATATCCCTCACGATAACCGCCGCATTGCTTCTGACTTATATGGGATTCGTACTTCTGGTCTCATTCTGCAAGACTCAACTGGCGACGGTGCTGGCGCCTGGAATATCGCTGGCGATCGTATTGGGGATTTCCATGGTGGTTTTCACTCTTTCGCTCACGTTCGGATTCGTCGTGTGGGTGAACCGCGTTCACGACGAATCTCTGCGTCGCCTGCGCGATTCGGGAGCCACGCAATGA
- a CDS encoding IclR family transcriptional regulator, protein MKTIATALQIIEAFNEGTGNCSVGELSERFGLPRSQVSRILSTFRDAGWLEQDPRSRSYSVGLSAFVFGSRFVQAHPLTRQALPILRGVVDRSGFNATLSILDHLKPLYLLGIAGSVPVDLSSNLGSYFPFHATAVGKILATFSGKDVREQLLASGPFERLTSRTVTDADRIRRELDNVFRKGYAVSDGEREPGIGALAVPVIGRSGGLLAALGIVYPTKMVSADDYDYQAEILKSGARTLAERIDGTPFSGRIRGH, encoded by the coding sequence ATGAAGACGATAGCCACTGCTCTGCAAATCATCGAGGCCTTCAACGAAGGAACTGGAAATTGTTCAGTGGGTGAGTTGTCTGAGCGATTCGGGCTGCCTCGAAGTCAGGTCTCGCGAATCCTTAGCACGTTTCGCGATGCTGGATGGCTTGAGCAGGATCCGCGATCGAGGAGTTACTCCGTTGGCTTGTCGGCATTTGTCTTCGGTTCTCGCTTCGTACAGGCTCACCCTCTCACACGACAGGCGTTGCCAATCCTAAGGGGAGTAGTAGATCGAAGCGGATTTAACGCGACGCTGTCGATTCTTGACCATCTCAAGCCGCTATATCTGCTTGGTATCGCGGGGTCGGTGCCGGTGGATTTGTCGTCAAATTTAGGCTCCTATTTCCCGTTTCATGCGACGGCTGTTGGCAAGATTCTGGCGACGTTTTCTGGAAAGGATGTACGGGAGCAACTGCTGGCGAGCGGTCCATTCGAGCGCCTAACGAGTCGAACGGTGACTGATGCTGACCGGATTCGGCGGGAGTTAGACAACGTATTCCGGAAAGGATACGCAGTGTCCGACGGAGAGCGGGAACCAGGGATAGGCGCCTTGGCGGTTCCGGTGATTGGGCGGTCTGGAGGCTTGTTGGCGGCGTTAGGCATTGTCTATCCGACCAAAATGGTTTCGGCGGATGATTACGACTATCAGGCTGAGATACTGAAAAGCGGTGCACGCACGCTTGCTGAGCGAATCGACGGGACACCGTTTTCGGGACGAATCAGGGGCCATTAA
- a CDS encoding fumarylacetoacetate hydrolase family protein — MSYQLFSYLDAAGKPRTGIAIESGHFDFGRLDLSNFNSGSFDVGHIDIDNALEQWPQAHEQLKTLATAISKDSSIGANAKLVADELSFAAPLSRPGIIYAAGANYRDHVEAMGRAFNMRLVLDPRAEGIPPWHFIKAGRATLAGHKQDVTYPGHTQRLDWEAELAVIIGRPAQNVSVDDALSYVAGYSVANDLSARDNLRRDKVDASSPFLFDWIGHKCFTGACPLGPYFTPAEFVASPENLDIKLWLNGELKQDSNTSNHLYSVADQIAYLSSRLTLYPGDVILTGTPAGVGMESGTFLERGDVVKVWIESLGQLETTIV; from the coding sequence GTGAGCTACCAACTTTTTAGCTATCTCGACGCTGCCGGCAAACCCCGCACAGGCATCGCGATCGAAAGCGGTCATTTTGATTTCGGCCGCCTCGACCTAAGCAATTTCAATTCTGGTTCTTTTGACGTTGGCCACATCGACATTGATAACGCGTTGGAGCAGTGGCCTCAAGCTCACGAACAACTGAAAACGCTTGCGACAGCAATTTCGAAAGACAGCTCAATTGGAGCGAATGCCAAGTTGGTTGCTGACGAGTTGTCGTTCGCAGCACCGCTGAGCCGCCCCGGAATCATATACGCCGCTGGTGCAAACTACCGCGACCACGTCGAAGCGATGGGCCGGGCATTCAACATGCGCCTTGTGCTCGATCCCCGCGCGGAAGGCATCCCTCCGTGGCACTTCATCAAAGCCGGTCGTGCAACGCTCGCCGGTCACAAGCAAGATGTGACCTATCCCGGCCATACGCAACGTCTGGACTGGGAAGCTGAGCTGGCGGTCATCATTGGCCGTCCTGCACAGAACGTCAGCGTGGACGATGCCCTGAGCTACGTTGCCGGGTATAGCGTTGCCAACGATCTTTCAGCGCGCGACAATTTACGTCGTGACAAGGTTGACGCGTCCTCGCCCTTCCTCTTTGACTGGATTGGTCACAAATGCTTCACCGGAGCGTGTCCGCTGGGACCTTACTTCACCCCGGCAGAATTCGTCGCGTCTCCCGAGAACCTCGACATCAAGCTTTGGTTGAACGGTGAGCTCAAGCAGGATTCGAATACCAGCAACCATCTCTATTCAGTCGCGGATCAAATCGCCTATCTCAGCAGCCGCCTTACGCTGTACCCTGGCGACGTCATTCTTACCGGAACACCGGCCGGCGTTGGCATGGAGAGCGGAACGTTTCTTGAGCGTGGTGACGTGGTGAAAGTCTGGATTGAAAGTCTGGGACAACTGGAAACGACCATCGTCTAA
- a CDS encoding YciI family protein yields the protein MNDISSVLQGMLNKTLYVVLRKPRDLTRVSEVLPRHIEWIISAERRGEIFLSGPFTGPGQPGEHGGMTILRASSAAGAQQIIDTDPFIAEGVFEVEVKPWLLMEGSLTCNFTLSNQQSKLY from the coding sequence ATGAATGATATTTCCTCTGTCCTTCAAGGGATGTTGAACAAAACCCTGTATGTAGTTTTGCGCAAGCCGCGCGATTTGACGCGAGTCTCAGAAGTTCTACCGCGCCACATTGAATGGATTATTAGCGCAGAAAGACGGGGAGAGATTTTTCTTTCGGGCCCCTTCACTGGCCCCGGGCAGCCGGGTGAACACGGCGGCATGACGATCCTGCGAGCATCGAGCGCAGCAGGTGCGCAGCAAATTATTGATACAGATCCGTTTATCGCAGAGGGTGTATTCGAGGTTGAAGTCAAACCATGGCTGCTCATGGAAGGAAGCCTGACGTGCAACTTCACCCTATCGAATCAGCAATCAAAGCTTTATTGA
- a CDS encoding VOC family protein — protein MEGPTKRLAYVSFGTHKGGLQPLRERLEAADVKIADAPFDVSFGGIWFKDPDGDWINVQEAEDAGSTLAPTAEVNSPQRYRRIGTRACDITSSQKKARPRRLGHLIKFSTDVDRAVEFYGKVLGLLVSDKGLDILAFMRSPFGGDHHMIGIAKGPHTGLHHISFEVGDIDEIEMGAQALLAAGYKDGFGLGRHGPGSNYFHYIRDPWNSLVEYFWDIDVIPENADWTPMPNNPEGVHAVLHAVWSESPAPADFIVNFEEPH, from the coding sequence ATGGAAGGCCCGACGAAGCGTCTCGCGTACGTGTCTTTCGGTACGCACAAGGGTGGCCTGCAGCCGCTGCGAGAGCGACTTGAGGCTGCCGACGTAAAAATCGCTGATGCTCCGTTCGACGTGTCTTTCGGAGGCATCTGGTTTAAGGATCCCGACGGCGACTGGATCAACGTGCAGGAAGCAGAGGATGCCGGATCGACACTCGCACCGACGGCAGAGGTCAATTCACCGCAGCGATATCGTCGCATCGGCACGCGCGCATGTGACATCACGTCATCGCAAAAAAAGGCGCGCCCCCGCCGCCTTGGCCATCTGATTAAATTCTCGACCGACGTTGACCGAGCGGTCGAGTTCTACGGCAAAGTGCTTGGCCTGTTGGTGTCTGACAAAGGGCTCGACATTCTCGCATTCATGCGTTCACCCTTTGGCGGAGATCATCACATGATCGGAATTGCGAAAGGCCCGCATACCGGCTTGCACCATATCAGCTTCGAAGTAGGCGACATCGACGAAATCGAGATGGGCGCTCAGGCCCTGCTCGCCGCCGGCTACAAGGACGGCTTCGGTCTTGGCAGGCATGGCCCGGGCTCCAACTATTTTCACTACATCCGCGACCCGTGGAATAGCCTGGTTGAGTATTTTTGGGACATAGACGTCATTCCCGAAAACGCGGACTGGACGCCGATGCCGAACAACCCAGAAGGGGTGCACGCGGTACTTCACGCCGTATGGTCGGAATCGCCGGCACCCGCAGACTTTATCGTCAACTTCGAAGAGCCGCATTGA
- a CDS encoding NIPSNAP family protein: MIIEQRTYTLRPGTVHQFLALYEAEGLEVQSSALGNLVGYFITETGELNRVVQLWGFSTFEDRLLRRKELSSSDAWRAFLAKAGSFVAEQRTELLTPAPFSPIR; the protein is encoded by the coding sequence ATGATTATTGAACAACGAACCTACACGCTCAGACCTGGGACCGTCCATCAATTTCTGGCGCTCTACGAGGCCGAAGGTCTTGAAGTTCAGTCATCCGCGCTAGGGAATCTGGTCGGCTATTTCATTACCGAGACCGGCGAGCTGAACCGCGTGGTGCAATTGTGGGGTTTCTCGACGTTTGAGGACCGACTTCTGCGCCGCAAGGAGCTTTCCAGCTCAGACGCCTGGCGCGCCTTCCTCGCCAAGGCAGGTTCGTTCGTCGCTGAACAGCGTACCGAACTGCTGACGCCGGCACCCTTTTCCCCCATCCGCTGA
- a CDS encoding NAD(P)-dependent oxidoreductase, with product MPAYSTARRATLKIHRHSAKKARRHSVKTVGIVGLGQLGLPIAANLISAGFRVVGFPRSSAAAFAAVGGIALGSPAEVLKEAEVLLLCLPSESAQLQVLDGDDGLLKSGVRNKTVVELSTYRRSFKLAQEARLVDAGLSVLECEVSGSPPMVSQKKAALFVGGSKELYEGCRAVLDAIAPTQFHLGPFGAALNMKLIANALLAIHTLAAAEALNLGARAGFDPHLVVEAIRQSAGASTMFAIRAPMMADRRFEPAPGPFTTLEKYLDLASELAIDSGSATPLFATALPYYRRAVEQGIGDQDISAVITLLEEESKSNIRTLS from the coding sequence ATTCCAGCTTACTCGACTGCGCGACGAGCCACGCTCAAAATTCATCGACATAGCGCCAAGAAAGCAAGGAGACACTCGGTGAAAACAGTGGGAATAGTTGGCCTTGGTCAACTCGGACTGCCGATTGCAGCAAATCTGATTAGCGCAGGCTTCCGCGTTGTCGGCTTCCCCCGCAGCAGTGCGGCGGCCTTCGCGGCAGTGGGCGGAATCGCGCTGGGCAGCCCGGCTGAGGTACTGAAGGAAGCGGAGGTGCTCCTGCTCTGCCTACCAAGCGAAAGTGCCCAACTCCAGGTGCTCGACGGTGACGACGGCCTGCTGAAATCGGGCGTTCGGAACAAGACAGTCGTCGAACTGAGCACGTACCGACGTAGCTTCAAGTTGGCGCAGGAGGCACGACTGGTAGATGCCGGCCTTTCCGTTCTGGAGTGCGAGGTCAGCGGTTCTCCGCCAATGGTCAGTCAAAAGAAAGCAGCACTCTTCGTCGGCGGTTCAAAGGAATTGTATGAGGGTTGCCGTGCCGTGCTAGACGCTATTGCCCCGACCCAATTCCATCTCGGCCCATTCGGCGCGGCGCTGAATATGAAACTGATCGCCAACGCCCTGCTCGCGATCCATACACTCGCAGCGGCGGAGGCCTTAAACCTTGGCGCTCGTGCCGGCTTCGACCCGCATCTTGTCGTGGAGGCAATCCGCCAAAGCGCCGGTGCCTCGACGATGTTTGCCATCCGCGCTCCAATGATGGCTGACCGTCGCTTTGAACCGGCCCCCGGGCCCTTTACCACCCTAGAAAAATACCTGGATCTGGCGTCCGAACTGGCTATCGACTCCGGCTCCGCTACACCGCTATTTGCCACTGCCCTGCCGTACTACCGACGTGCCGTCGAGCAGGGCATTGGTGACCAGGATATCTCGGCGGTCATCACACTGCTCGAGGAAGAATCTAAATCGAATATCAGGACTCTTTCATGA
- a CDS encoding LysR family transcriptional regulator produces the protein MKDLNLLYVFEALWRDRSVTIAAENLGLTQAAVSASLKRLRATYGDKLFILVGRRMEPTAVAIDISQPLIDSLNQVRKTTGVPQPFCPEQSQRMFTIRTRDIGEVVILPLLYRKLQGIAPDIKLQTLFTKVEDTIPALGNGRLDVAVGYLPSLEQDIHRKPLCKQRYVCVMRKGHPLEKEVIDAETIARADHLLVEFGGTGHLLLERALIEAGARDRIKVRIPQYLSAPHCLLASDLVWIAPEILASTLSRYFPLTYRPEPFGLDPFEIALYWHDRYHHDPANRWFRSMIIDLFKTASKPLLPGSSDLQFLSEPFQLQDPESDDHASEQVWTKPSQQRRIRVVATTP, from the coding sequence GTGAAAGACCTCAATTTGCTATACGTGTTCGAAGCGTTGTGGCGTGATAGGTCTGTAACTATCGCCGCAGAGAATCTTGGTCTGACCCAGGCGGCTGTCAGTGCTTCGTTGAAACGGCTGAGAGCGACGTATGGCGACAAGCTGTTCATACTGGTTGGGCGGCGCATGGAACCGACTGCGGTTGCTATCGACATTTCTCAACCGCTGATTGACTCGCTCAACCAGGTGCGGAAGACGACAGGCGTGCCTCAACCGTTCTGCCCCGAGCAGTCGCAACGAATGTTCACCATTCGTACTCGTGACATTGGGGAGGTTGTTATTCTGCCCCTCCTCTATCGTAAACTTCAAGGTATCGCACCGGATATCAAACTGCAGACGCTCTTCACAAAGGTTGAGGACACGATTCCTGCGCTAGGCAACGGGCGACTCGACGTGGCAGTCGGCTATCTGCCGTCGCTGGAACAGGATATCCATCGCAAGCCATTGTGCAAGCAGCGGTACGTGTGTGTGATGCGAAAAGGGCATCCGCTGGAAAAGGAGGTGATCGACGCGGAGACCATCGCCCGCGCTGACCACTTATTGGTGGAATTCGGGGGCACCGGCCATCTGCTGCTTGAGCGTGCGCTCATTGAGGCTGGAGCCAGGGACCGAATCAAGGTGCGAATTCCCCAGTATCTTTCTGCGCCACATTGCTTGCTGGCGTCTGACCTCGTGTGGATAGCGCCTGAAATACTCGCCTCGACTTTGAGTCGCTATTTTCCGCTCACTTATCGCCCGGAGCCGTTTGGGCTGGACCCATTTGAAATCGCGCTTTACTGGCACGACCGCTACCATCACGACCCTGCAAACCGATGGTTTCGCTCAATGATTATTGACCTGTTTAAAACTGCAAGTAAGCCACTGCTTCCGGGGAGTTCGGACCTTCAGTTTCTTTCGGAACCATTTCAGTTGCAGGATCCTGAAAGCGATGATCATGCGTCGGAGCAAGTCTGGACCAAACCGAGCCAGCAGCGACGCATTCGAGTCGTCGCGACTACGCCGTAA
- a CDS encoding aromatic ring-hydroxylating dioxygenase subunit alpha codes for MYLKNAWYVAGWGHEIQRSLTQRWIIGEPLVMYRTEAGKAVALEDRCPHRRAALSKGNLIGDTVQCGYHGVTLNCAGACVAIPGQEQIPPSMKVRAYPVAEKWQWVWVWMGDPEAADESLIPDFRYNSEPGWLSTGGCIDVKANYQLLTDNLLDLTHETYVHAKTIGNSAVVETPMTHRVEGREVHVERIIKDAPPPPLFARVRNLDEHIDRWQVIRFQPPANVSIDARGYPAGTEDLEKGLRWFSINSITPVDERTSKYYWTITRCFALEDEAITKLIHDSILATFMEDVEILEAQQIMIETDSRTKAEVGVRADSGSVAARRILEKLVRQESAAVTQ; via the coding sequence ATGTACTTGAAAAACGCTTGGTATGTCGCCGGCTGGGGCCATGAGATCCAGCGCTCGCTCACGCAGCGATGGATCATCGGTGAGCCGCTTGTGATGTATCGCACGGAGGCTGGAAAGGCCGTTGCCCTTGAAGACCGTTGCCCGCACCGGCGCGCAGCCCTCTCCAAGGGCAACCTCATCGGCGATACCGTGCAATGCGGTTACCACGGGGTCACGCTCAACTGCGCGGGGGCCTGCGTCGCGATTCCCGGGCAGGAGCAGATTCCGCCTTCAATGAAGGTGCGTGCTTACCCTGTGGCGGAGAAGTGGCAGTGGGTATGGGTGTGGATGGGCGACCCCGAGGCGGCCGATGAATCCCTGATTCCGGACTTCCGCTACAACAGCGAGCCGGGCTGGTTGTCGACTGGGGGGTGCATTGATGTAAAAGCCAACTACCAGTTGCTGACGGATAATCTTCTGGATCTGACGCACGAAACATACGTTCACGCCAAAACCATCGGCAACTCCGCCGTGGTGGAGACGCCGATGACGCATCGGGTGGAAGGGCGCGAAGTCCATGTCGAGCGGATTATCAAGGATGCGCCGCCGCCTCCTTTGTTTGCTCGTGTGCGAAACCTGGACGAACACATCGACCGTTGGCAGGTGATCCGCTTCCAGCCGCCGGCGAATGTCTCTATCGATGCGAGAGGCTATCCGGCCGGCACCGAGGATCTGGAAAAAGGCTTGCGGTGGTTCTCCATCAATAGCATTACGCCGGTGGATGAGCGTACCAGCAAGTATTATTGGACAATCACGCGTTGTTTTGCCTTGGAGGACGAGGCAATCACCAAGCTGATTCACGATTCCATTCTGGCTACCTTTATGGAAGACGTGGAAATCCTTGAAGCTCAGCAGATCATGATCGAAACCGATAGTCGCACGAAAGCAGAAGTAGGGGTACGGGCGGACAGCGGGTCTGTGGCGGCGCGACGCATTCTTGAAAAACTCGTTCGGCAAGAGTCAGCCGCCGTCACTCAATAA
- a CDS encoding GntR family transcriptional regulator, with translation MGDILSADSVQTVNSSVLHFQAPQSIGDGIASILRDRIAGGVYAPGSWIRESALAEEFPVSNGPIREALQTLVNEELLVREPRRGVRVVDLSDEEIVEIFQMRLALLELAAELTARRVTRSQLDVARILLREMDVVLAKHDIDAQMPIGGQLSHWICTSSGNVRLAQNWSRLTYQTRMYIHASLRKSKHLENVGRLWHALVDAIEGGDVSGARMAVRGLVRRTLEDLGLEADL, from the coding sequence ATGGGCGACATTCTCTCTGCCGACTCAGTTCAGACCGTGAACTCGTCGGTGCTCCATTTCCAGGCGCCTCAGTCCATCGGCGATGGCATAGCTTCAATTTTGCGTGATCGTATTGCCGGAGGAGTCTATGCGCCTGGAAGCTGGATCCGGGAGAGCGCTCTGGCGGAGGAATTCCCTGTCTCGAACGGCCCGATTCGCGAGGCATTACAAACGCTCGTGAATGAAGAGTTGCTGGTGCGTGAACCTAGGCGTGGCGTCCGTGTCGTGGACCTCAGCGACGAGGAAATCGTGGAAATCTTCCAGATGCGCCTCGCCTTGCTGGAGCTCGCAGCTGAACTTACGGCACGGCGAGTGACTCGGTCGCAGCTAGACGTTGCGCGGATTCTTTTGCGCGAGATGGATGTGGTGCTTGCCAAGCACGACATCGATGCACAAATGCCTATCGGCGGTCAGTTGAGCCATTGGATCTGTACGAGTTCCGGAAACGTCAGGCTTGCTCAAAATTGGAGCCGCCTGACGTACCAGACGCGAATGTATATCCACGCCTCGCTGCGCAAAAGCAAGCACCTTGAGAATGTCGGTCGGCTATGGCATGCCTTGGTCGACGCGATTGAAGGAGGGGATGTGTCGGGAGCACGAATGGCCGTTCGAGGTCTGGTGCGCCGTACCCTCGAAGACTTGGGTCTCGAAGCAGATCTTTGA
- a CDS encoding PDR/VanB family oxidoreductase gives MENSQTLIVSDLEQQTARIRGFVLRHPQGKDLPAFDAGAHLDISVPLASGEVVQRSYSIASSPAHRDYYLLGVLREDSGRGGSAAMHAGVAVGQLLTCSQPKNQFGISPSAKHHLLIAGGIGITPLLSMLHVLVSEGKSFKLCYCARSTEDAAFLSEISDLAGDRLTLYFDGGDVTRGIDLGAELRDAQDGSEVYVCGPRGLNEAVIAAAARAGWSPERVHFEFFGAAAPAKGDQPFRVILKQSGMTVEVARDESILDAVIRHDIEPLYDCKRGECGLCATAVIEGDVDHRDYVLTAADKSERKQMCICVSRAKQGDLVLDL, from the coding sequence ATGGAAAATAGCCAGACACTTATCGTTTCCGATCTGGAGCAGCAGACGGCGAGAATTCGCGGATTTGTTCTGCGCCACCCTCAGGGCAAAGACTTACCGGCGTTTGACGCCGGCGCGCACTTAGACATTTCAGTCCCGCTAGCCTCAGGAGAGGTTGTACAACGCTCGTACTCTATCGCGAGTTCGCCGGCGCATCGTGACTATTATCTGCTGGGCGTGTTGCGGGAGGATTCTGGTCGCGGCGGCTCTGCGGCGATGCATGCCGGTGTGGCAGTTGGTCAACTGCTAACTTGCAGCCAGCCCAAGAACCAGTTCGGCATCTCTCCAAGCGCGAAGCACCATCTCCTGATTGCCGGCGGTATCGGAATCACGCCGCTTCTGTCGATGCTCCACGTTCTCGTGTCGGAGGGCAAGAGCTTCAAGCTTTGCTATTGCGCGCGGAGCACTGAGGACGCTGCGTTCCTGTCTGAAATTTCTGACTTGGCAGGGGACCGGCTGACTCTCTATTTCGACGGCGGCGATGTTACTCGAGGCATTGACCTCGGCGCAGAGCTGCGTGATGCCCAGGATGGGAGTGAGGTTTATGTCTGCGGGCCACGCGGACTGAACGAAGCAGTGATTGCCGCTGCCGCCCGCGCCGGCTGGTCACCTGAGCGAGTGCACTTCGAGTTCTTCGGAGCCGCTGCGCCTGCGAAGGGCGACCAACCTTTCCGCGTAATCCTGAAGCAAAGTGGGATGACTGTTGAAGTGGCACGCGATGAGTCCATCCTTGACGCAGTCATCCGTCACGACATTGAGCCGCTTTACGATTGCAAACGGGGCGAGTGCGGCCTGTGCGCAACCGCCGTAATCGAAGGCGATGTTGATCATCGCGATTACGTGCTCACAGCCGCTGACAAATCCGAGCGAAAACAGATGTGCATCTGTGTTTCGCGCGCCAAACAGGGCGACCTGGTGCTCGATCTCTAA
- a CDS encoding NAD-dependent succinate-semialdehyde dehydrogenase — MKEKVKLLDDSLLRDRAYVGGEWIQAVSGATFDVVNPATGELIGKAPHMAAVDVEHAIIQAEAAFGEWSARTAKEREAPLKEWARLIVANASDLAAILTLEQGKPLSDAKNEVLFAASFVEWFAEEAKRTYGEVIPGSRRNVTYVAIKEPVGVAAGITPWNLPCAMVTRKAAPALAAGCTMVLKPAEHTPFSALALCVLAERAGIPRGVLNVVTADRPAAEEIGRTLTSSHAVGKLSFTGSTAVGKRLAAQCADTMKRVSLELGGNSPFIVFADADLDVAVSSAVFAKFRNAGQTCIAPNRFLIDASVHDEFVKRMIAAIGELSLGDGFEPGVTLGPLISEDAVQKVERHVADALARGAKLLVGGKRADRKGNFFLPTLMTGISPEMAMSCEETFGPVMGLATFTSEDELLQRANGTRLGLASYMFSRDAARIHRTSRALQAGIVGVNTGAIATEVAPFGGFKESGIGREGARQGIDEFMETKFICEAFPG; from the coding sequence ATGAAGGAAAAAGTGAAACTACTCGACGACAGCCTATTGCGCGACCGCGCATACGTAGGCGGTGAATGGATTCAGGCCGTGTCCGGGGCGACTTTTGATGTTGTGAACCCCGCAACGGGTGAACTTATCGGAAAGGCGCCGCATATGGCGGCGGTGGATGTTGAGCACGCCATCATCCAGGCCGAAGCTGCCTTTGGTGAGTGGAGTGCACGAACTGCGAAGGAACGCGAGGCGCCGTTGAAGGAGTGGGCGCGGCTGATCGTGGCAAATGCATCCGATCTGGCTGCCATCCTTACGCTGGAACAAGGTAAGCCGCTTTCAGACGCGAAAAACGAGGTGCTGTTCGCAGCATCGTTTGTCGAGTGGTTCGCCGAAGAAGCAAAGCGAACCTACGGAGAGGTGATTCCAGGCTCCCGGCGCAATGTCACGTATGTTGCGATAAAGGAGCCTGTCGGCGTGGCAGCTGGCATTACGCCCTGGAACCTTCCGTGTGCGATGGTGACGCGAAAAGCGGCACCGGCTCTTGCAGCAGGATGCACGATGGTGCTCAAGCCGGCAGAGCACACGCCATTCTCCGCGCTTGCTCTGTGTGTTCTTGCTGAGCGAGCCGGCATTCCTCGTGGCGTGCTGAACGTGGTCACGGCGGACCGCCCCGCTGCGGAAGAAATCGGTCGCACGCTGACTTCCAGTCATGCGGTCGGCAAATTGAGCTTTACCGGCTCGACTGCAGTGGGCAAGCGACTCGCAGCCCAATGTGCTGACACCATGAAGCGCGTTTCCCTGGAGTTGGGCGGGAACTCTCCCTTCATCGTGTTCGCCGATGCAGACCTTGATGTCGCCGTGTCCAGCGCGGTATTTGCAAAGTTCCGCAATGCCGGGCAAACATGTATCGCTCCAAATCGCTTTCTGATCGACGCGTCAGTGCACGACGAATTCGTGAAGCGCATGATCGCGGCAATTGGGGAGTTGAGCCTGGGAGATGGGTTCGAGCCTGGTGTGACATTGGGTCCGCTCATCAGCGAAGATGCGGTCCAGAAGGTTGAAAGGCATGTCGCTGATGCTCTCGCTCGTGGGGCCAAATTGCTCGTGGGCGGAAAGCGAGCCGACCGCAAAGGAAATTTCTTCCTTCCGACTTTGATGACGGGAATATCGCCAGAAATGGCAATGTCATGCGAGGAGACCTTCGGGCCGGTGATGGGACTAGCAACGTTCACGTCGGAAGACGAACTGCTGCAGCGCGCGAATGGAACGCGACTGGGCCTGGCGTCGTACATGTTCAGCCGTGATGCTGCACGCATCCACCGCACATCGCGCGCACTGCAAGCCGGCATTGTCGGCGTGAATACAGGGGCAATTGCCACGGAGGTTGCTCCCTTCGGCGGCTTCAAGGAATCGGGCATCGGTCGCGAGGGTGCACGTCAGGGCATTGATGAGTTTATGGAAACCAAGTTCATCTGCGAAGCGTTTCCAGGTTAA